In the genome of Calothrix sp. PCC 6303, the window TCCACGATACCATCACCAATAAATTAATCAAAACCCTGAGTGGACACAATGGTTTAGTTAACCTTGTTTCGTGGAGTCCTGATGATAAGATTCTTGCTTCTGCAAGTGCAGACAAAACGATTAAACTCTGGAATGTTAGTACTGGTAAACAAATTACAACCATTAGCGGTTATAGCGGTAAAGCTGCTGATTTATCTTGGGTTTGGAGTCCCGATAGTAAAACAATTGCAATTGCACAACCTGATAACACAATTAAACTTTGGGATGTTGGGACAGCTAAATTAATCAAAACCCTGACTGGAAATAAAAGCAAAATTTCGATGATGAGTTGGAACCCTCGCAGTCAAACGCTTGCAGTTTGGAGTAAAGACGAAAAAATTCAACTTTGGAATATCTCCACAGGTAAATTACTGCAAACAATTACCGAATATGATGCGAAAGTTCAAAGAATAGAAAACATTTGGAGTCCGGATGGAAAAGCGCTTGCGCTTGCAAACCCAAGTATAGTTAAAATTTGGGATGTTTCTACAGGTAAGTTAATCAAAACAATTGACCACGGTTTTGGAACTTCCACTGCGAGTATTACCAATTTTGTTTGGAGTCCCGATAGCAAAAAACTGGTTTCCACTAATATCGGTGGTGCGATTATTTGGGATATCAATACGGGAAAACGGATCAGGGAAATTTTTGAAATTTATGCTGCTAGTACGGTTTGGAGTCATGATGGGAAAAAACTTGCTGTTGGAGGACAGGAAGGAAAAATCACTATTTGGGATATGATTACAGGTAAATCCCAAACCCTATACGGACATGGTTTTTTTGTTACTGATTTTACTTGGAGTCCAGATGGTAAAATTCTGATTTCTGTGGGGATGGATAATACTATCAAAATTTGGGATGTGACTACGGGTAAACGACTCAAAACTTTGTTTGGTCATGATAATGGAATTGTAAATATCAGGTGGAACCCCCAAACCAAAATTTTGGCATCGAGAGGTCAGTATGATAATGCCATTAAAATTTGGAATTTCGATCTGAATAATTTAGTTGAGAATAAATTAATTCAAGACCAAGAAATCGGCGAAAAAATTAGTTTTCCTGCTCATAAATCTTCGATTACAGGTTTGGTTTGGAGTCCAGATGGTAAAATTATTGCCTCTGATGCTAGTGAAGAAGAGGGTGGCATAATTAAATTTTGGGATACTTCTACAGGTAAATCCCTTAATACCCTCAGTCAAAATCAAAAAATGGCGGTAGCAAATATCGCTTGGAACCCAAATGGTAAAACTTTCGCTACTAGTGGTAGGGAAAAAATCGTGAAGAAAGTTTCGGGTAATTCAAGTCTGCTAGCTGACGAG includes:
- a CDS encoding WD40 repeat domain-containing protein produces the protein MNLRKFTSLTRSSKNLTLGLSLMMLIITAACQVHGLSQQQKNHTRTSQAMTTNSQQIKPVTIEYNDKNGNPKTNFAISRDYQTLALASPDNRIQIHDTITNKLIKTLSGHNGLVNLVSWSPDDKILASASADKTIKLWNVSTGKQITTISGYSGKAADLSWVWSPDSKTIAIAQPDNTIKLWDVGTAKLIKTLTGNKSKISMMSWNPRSQTLAVWSKDEKIQLWNISTGKLLQTITEYDAKVQRIENIWSPDGKALALANPSIVKIWDVSTGKLIKTIDHGFGTSTASITNFVWSPDSKKLVSTNIGGAIIWDINTGKRIREIFEIYAASTVWSHDGKKLAVGGQEGKITIWDMITGKSQTLYGHGFFVTDFTWSPDGKILISVGMDNTIKIWDVTTGKRLKTLFGHDNGIVNIRWNPQTKILASRGQYDNAIKIWNFDLNNLVENKLIQDQEIGEKISFPAHKSSITGLVWSPDGKIIASDASEEEGGIIKFWDTSTGKSLNTLSQNQKMAVANIAWNPNGKTFATSGREKIVKKVSGNSSLLADEIQYGGVKITIWDATTGKSIRTIDVGEGDNLVWSPDGKILANSGKTNIRLWDAATGKLLKTINGKYIYHTFAWSPDGKTIVGYDLDKMNLWDVTTGKLSKTLTGLEVENLSTGGGETGNMFRAIAWSRDGKFIATTDVSRTIQIWDATAGKFVKSLTGHGSAVLDVVWSDDSKTLTSVSQDKTIKQWDVSTGKEITTIGINLPHTLRVSWSPDGKKLAAGEWFNLNNNQVIKVWDVK